The genome window GCTGTTTCATTCTTCTGTATTTATCAAAAGATGCTGTAAACTAGTCCAAGCTAGTTAGTGGAGTGGAGCATTAGTGCCATCTAGTGTCAAGGGCATATCACCACAAATCCAGGCTTAGAAGAAATGTCTGCTAAGCAGGAATATAGTATCATTTCATGCTAATGTAAGCCCGTATTCATCCATTCACAACTACTTAGATATGTAATAACAGGAAAAGCATGTTGCTGGGGTCATTTTGGCCTGCAGTAAAAAAATAACTCATGCCGAGTGATAATAAGCTACAGTAAGTGGACGGAAAACTCAGAACTCGCACATTCGTCCCGACTCTCATGCTCAAAGACAGCATGCTCTCCTCTCCTGAATACGCACCAAACGCACACATAATGCGCGCCTGCGGTCTCTCTGAACCACACCGAACTGGCAAGCcaacagtatttttttcagttgaTCGATtgacaaaagaaaaggaaaggtgGTGGAGAGAGGAAGAGACTGAAAAGAGAAAAGGCTAAAAGACACTGGAACCTCGAGGAGCAGGTCAAGACTGTGGAGACTTGGCACACAAATAAGCCACCGTGCATTGCGGCGTATGTGACGCTTTCTAAATGtgatatatataattattaagGAATTGTAAAAAACGTTGTGTCATTCTAGTTCTGAAACGAGTGTAGCTTAATTGCTTTGTTTGTATAGCTATGTTTGCTCATTCAACCACAGCTATAATGCATCACGAATACTCAGTATTCATACTGACTTATTTATAAGTCCCTTTTTTAtcgttttatttttcataaagGTTTCCTCTCAGTTGAGCACTGTACACAAACCTATAGTCGTTTTCCTGTTACATTAAGGGTATGTAACATATCAGCCTGCTGCATTTGATGATAGCTGTGTTATTTGAAAAGTATTTATGAAAACACActcatattttatatattttttgttttttgcacttgTGGACACAAGTTcattattatgttttattagttaattttaagaaaacagaaaacaaaacataaagttAAAGACTGATTGGACtaaaacattactgtttttTAGCCCTATATTCCCAAGACATCAAAACAATATGGGAATTCCCCAGTAAGTCCGTAGAGAAATTGTGGTATTTGGTACCCCTAATCAAAATGTAGATGAGTTTATTCTTGGTTTGCGTGAACATAGACGGCAGGGATGGGGTCCAATTTCCAGCCTGAATTATAATGTAAGTCGACCCCGACATTAATGCTGAATAAGAACCTGAAGCTGAATGCCAAACAAAGTTCACCTATCAACAGTCATTATTTATTCTTCTAGGTTTCTTTGCCTTGAGCTGATCTTTTTTTGATGCTTGCTTTTTAAAGGCACTGTAATAAACAAGTGCagacatttttctgttattgttccCAACAAGTGTGGTGGAATGCCCAGGCTGCTGTTGTCCTGTCAGTGATGTCTTTAACATGGCCTTTTAATGTCAGCTTTGATTATGCATAACAACACCTTCATCTGTCAAAACATGTCAGCCATCAGTAGCATATCTTATTTGTCAGAATGATATGGGGATGACCTTGGCCAGACTGATATGATTaaagttataaaaataaatgcatttaatgAGCTCTGGAAATGTCACACTGTGTTAACTGAAATAGTTTATGAACAATACCGATCCTGTCAGTGAGCTCAAGTGGTGCTGAGCTGGTCCGCTTTTGAAGAAGCCGTTTCCTGTTTGTTTACACTTTATACAATAAACACAGTTAATGGTCTAATTCTCATGGTTCTGGGATTGTGTGAtaaatttgttattttgttaccttttataattatatttgtatttctccttgtattcatatttttctaatacCCCAAGTGTTTTTTGGCTTTGTCTCCCTCTGTTTTGTATGTGtggcattttgtttttctacttcctgtttttttttttttccattctttgctttttcttgtGTCTCCTAAGGTTTGATTTTGTCCCTTTTATCCCTGGTTTTTGTCAACCTGTGGCTTATTTCCACCTGTGTCTTGTTCTCCACCCTCTATGAATAGTCTTGTCTTCCCTTTGTCGGTCTGTCAGATTGTGCTTCAGGTGTCTTCCACTCCCCTCTCTTGGATCCTTTTGTGATTTCCACTTTTGTTTCCTATTTtggtttttgtacatttttagaTTTTTGCAACAGCCAGAGTCACTTTGCCATCCTGCTATGGTTCCTCTCACCACTTACCCTTGGCACCAATGGTTATTTTTGCAAATATAGAAAGAAAATACTGATATGAATTTTCTCAGATTTCCTAACAGAGAATCCAAATGTCGAATTATGAATTAAAAAGTTCcaaattcttcttctttaaagACTCGCAATTTTATTTTAGGGTCTACTTGAATAACTGTATGTCTTACAATGAAAAGGAGGCAAAGACTTTTGAATAATATCAGTAATCGATTATATTAATATTTCTCAAATGTTTAAACGGTTACATTTGGTGTTTAAATGAAACTCTCTTTTAAGACATTGTAGTAATTTAACTTGTCCAAGGATTACATATTTGACTTCGTGAGTTCAAGGTGAGAATGAAAGCTGTAATTTATTTGCTTCATATAAAACCTTTGATGGCATTTATCTGTCTGCTGAACTCATAAAGACGAGACATTGATGGTGGCACATAAAGAGAACCCAGATCAATCAGTCTTGCAAAGCTTGGTGAATTTAAAAAGGATAATTCTTCACTAGCCCTGGCATTTGCTTTGAAGCTCATCAAAGTTACGACAGGAAACAGGATTATTAaatcatccatcatccatttAAAGGACTagaatttaaaatatattcagAGTTCTAACACCATAATGCCATCTACATTTCTAATTAAAATAAAGTTATGTGTTAAAGATTTAACAGGGCTAGAATACGATCTTAATTAAAATCTCTGCAGGATTTACTTACAGACATGTTTGTAATATGCACTTTGTCCACAAGATGCCAGTATAACCAGGTcaaaacagaacagagtttgtcagtgctgacaaatcaaactccaGTGCCTCTACCatgggtgtcaaactccagtccttggGGGCTTTGACTCATATTACAGCAGCTTATGAGTGAGTGAACATGGGgcaataaaagtacttttaaaagtacatttttccaaacacttacatttacttcagtatttctttttaattacctGAGTAGGGTTAGGGGTTGTCACCTCGTTAGAGgtgcagtcaagttctatagagtcttgctaatgacctactaattttATTCAAGTCTGTTGCAGCAGGGGCACATTAAAGtttcaggacaccagccctcgaggactggagtttgacacccctactCTAAACCATTATCCCTCTGCCATCACACCATGTGTGGGTAAGATGAACACCCCTCAGTTACATTTGTTCCCCACAAATTTAAGTGAAGATTAAGGAAGTCTTGGCTTGTAAAGTTTgaagtaaaacaataaaaacagctttttaaaaaacaaatgaaatataatGATAGTGATTAGAAAGCTGACAGCTAAGACAAAAAGATTTGAAATACTTAATAGATCCAGTGTCTGAATTGGATTTGCAAAAGGTGAGTGGCATTTATATAGCCCATTTTCCATTTACTGCAAAAGCACAGACTGCTGGAGTCTTAATCTCAcaacaagaagaaagaaagtaaCACATGTAGATTTGCAATATAATAATTAACATGGAACAACTGTAATAGTGACCTTTTATAACGATTACAATGGGTAGTCTGATTAGCTCAAAATTCACAGAAAAGCGCCCTTACATCTTATGTTATGGAAAATAAGCACAAAGATCCTCTTAGAATTAGATTATAGAGTACAGATGCAGTAATGATCCAGCAATTGTTCTTACAGCATGTGTAATAGCTGGATATTTGTTCGCTCAAGAATCTGCCATATTAGAGAGAGTAACTAATTTGTTAACCCTTCAGATTTTCACTAAAAGAGCCTTTAAATCatggatgcatttttttaataccCTAAGTGATTTAATGATGTCAAAAAGGTAAGAAACAATAGTTTATGCACTAACATTATATGAGATCATGGTGCCTTTTCCTTAAAATTGTTTACACTATTTGAATCATGAGGGTGTCTTTGTGTATACCATATGTATAGAGGTCATAAgtacatttctgtaatgtatGCGACCATTATCTGAAATTGTTGATGGAAAACAAAGGAttacattttctgtttccagTAGCTTTAAACTGTTAATGCTAAATTCTAAAGATTAATGATGGAGAGTGCATAGTAATCTTACATTATGTAGCATTTAAAGACCACAGGATTGTATACCTAGATTAGAGTTCAGAGTTAGATCTGATGGTATGGTTAACCAATAAGAACAAGATGGAAGGAAAAGGCACACTACACTGTGAATATTTATTTGTGGCCTAGggcatagttttattttgcaggCTTTTATTtaaagatcattttatatatttatgtactTTTGTGGCTGCACGCAaatagttgttttgttttgttttatttcattagaATATACCACAGAAAACAGCCTAAGCATGTTCCTCTTTGTCCACAGCATCTGAGATAATCCGTTCCCGTGTAACTACACATCCATCATCCAGATAAGGGTTTAGTGTCAGCATTGCATAACACAGATGCTATAGTGACCCTATGGCAGACTATCTCATGTCACCAGTGATTTTGCACGTAAACAAAGAGACAGTGGGCACAGCCATGTACACTATAGAGAGCTATCTACATATTTATTCCTCACAATTCTTGCAGCAAGTGCCCAAAGAGCATTtccctgtttttaaaatgtataaatccaTCCATGCTCCTTCCTGCTTGCAGGCATGAAAGGATTTACAGAACTACAACTGTCCACTTTTTACATTCTGGTTGTCACTGACAACGGGCAAGACTGAGCGCTTATCTGTGTTCATCTAATGTTTGCATTAAAGTGTAGCTGACCCACAAGATGTtttacatgtttctgtttaACATGAAATGAGAACATTGCAGAGAATTAGGTCAGATGTCTTCTATAAATCCACAGCCAGGGGAACGAGTTTGGGTGCCTTtagattcttcttttttttttttttttttgccagattCTTTTGCGAATCAGTGAAGCAAAGgttcaaaaaaggaaaagtaaaaaaaaaaagatctgaacAATTTGCAGTTAGGTAAGACTGCATGATTGGGCCaccaaagacttttttttttttttagcatctaATGAATCTTTTGAAGTTCTTTCATGTCCTGGTGGATGCACAAACAACCTCAAGCTCCATAACCTCATTAATGGGCTGTAATCTTTTCCTGTCACTAAAACTATGTCGAGTCAAGCAAATAGCTCCAGTtggcttttttattttgttgagtaAGCTTTTACTCCAAAAACCAAGTGCCATGCAAatgcaaatacaaataaaatgccccccccaaaaaaaaagaaaaaagaagaagcagaaaaaaaaaaagaaacccacacacacataaagcacatGCCGCACACACTGAGAGGGCACCTATTTTTGAGCTATGGCAGATGTGGCCATTGGCTGTGATGGTTAATCCAGAATACTGGGTTTGATACAAGGAGATTTAGCCATAACCATGATACGAACATCTGTCAGGCTCCCCTTTCGAGCTCTCTAACCCAGGCAGTACAAAAGCGGAATATTTTTCTCTTACCATTTTGATGAAGAAGAGGAAAGGCAGTTAATAGTTTCGGAACCTGAGGTAAGTGCACAAGGAATTAATCAATGTAGGATGTTCCATGGCCTAGAAAAAGAGGTGCCTGATTCACTACCGCTTATGTAATATGTTTTCCACAATTCGGATTCTACATGCTTTGTATTTGTGATACATTCAAATTGACAAatgttctttatgtttttaacaaaTATTATTCAGGCGACAGTAAATACAACTGCATTTCATTAATACATATACTGATAAAAGCAGGTATGACAATGCAGTTACAAGTATACTGGACAAGGTGGAGACATTTAGACATTTCAAagacagtatatatatatatatatatatatgtgtgtgtgtgtgtgtgtgtgtgtgtgtgtgtgtgtgtgtgtgtggttaaaaTAACATTGAATTAATAGTTTATTTAATAGACTGGATAGAAATGTTACTGTTATTATCACTGCATTACTCAGTAGGTGAACCAGTGCTAACTGTTTCAAAGATAATGTAAAATTGTAttctgatttgttttttgtttagttgatttttttaaatgaaaagaggctacactcaaaaaaataaaacattagatTTACTTAAAAAAGTTATGTCAAGTGGTTCCACACAACTGCTTTAAGTAACTTTTAAGAAATGTTGTTACTTAGTTTGAACTCAATACTGTTAAGTTAGATTTACGTAAGTGTATTGGCTAAATGTAACTTAATTGCAATGCTTAGCTGATACTTATCTTTGTTGCTTTAAGCCTACATAACTTGTTTAGGCAATATCTTTGTAATACTGTTACTTAGCTGGTACATAACTTTTCTGCTTTAGAAGGACATAACCTGGTTAGGTAGTatctttgtaaaactgttatgTAGCTGCTACATAACTTTGTTACTTTTGAATTATATAAAATTGTTAAGTAATTTCTATTCAATACAATTACAAATAAATCATTTACACTGGTTACTTCcatacaaaatagcaaagtTTCTTAAAAgttacttaaagcagttatgtgGAACCACTTgacataacatttttaagtaaatCTTAGGGAGATCTTTTAGGAAGAAATGAAGACAGCACCCAAATTATCAAACACAATCCTGCCTTTAATAAGCACATTCAGTGcatataaaatacttttttccaaGCACAACAGCTTAACACAAAGTGCAATCAATGCAACTTGTTACAAATTCCAAGTGAATATTTTGTGCAGAAAATGTAGATCAGTATAAAGTGCTAACCAACTTGTCGTCAaactaaaatgattaaaaaaaatgatccaACAAAGTCCTGTCTTTACTAAGCACATTCAGTGCATATTAAATACTTGTTGACAGACCGAAAAGACTGTAGAGCCGTAGCTTAACACAAAGTGCAATCAATGCAGACAACTTGTTACAACTTTAACTAAATACTTTGTGcataaaacaatattttacTTCAAAGATCAGTGAAGTGCTAACCAACTTGTCTTTCAACTGGTCCAGAAAGCATCCAAATTatcaaaaaaaaatcctacatTTTACAGGACGTTTCAGGAATTATTTTCAAACACTGATAAGCATGAAAGAGCAAACTAAACTCATTTAAAACAGTGAAAATTGGCTGTTTTGTTCAAAAACTGTACTGTAAAACAGTGCTACTCAGTTTTTCAAGTTATGGTTACATCCCAAGTTGCAGACAGCTGCCAAATGTCACATTCTTTGAAATATCAAATCACAGCGGCCTAACCGCtagaactttttaaaatgtctgtCATTTTCTGTATGTTGTCAAGTAGCAGTAGAAGAAGTGCAACACCAATTTTTTAAGTAACAGTATTTTGCTAAAATGCAAATGAACATTATTGTTCTCTAAAACTGGTGAATGTTCCCAAGAAACAGTACTGACaatgaaaaaaagtgtttatgAACAACTTAACTATACCTGAACGTAAAGCATTCAAACTAAGTTAAGCAATAAGGGCCTCCCGCTTCCTCCTCTTTATTCAAGGAGTTTGTTTCTGAGCACTTGAACTTTGTTTGATAGCTTCTTAGCATCAAGTCCCATCAGTACTTtctgaaaaaactcaaaagtGTACCTGAGGTTGGATGGGTAGCTCATGTTTAAAGTGTAGATCAGGCCgaacaacaacacaacagcagtgGCAACATCAGGAAGATCTCTGAGCACAGCGACACCCTCAATTATGATACCAATGTCTTCTGCCGGGTCAAGGTCACGCTCTCCTTCTGGTTTGATGACGTAGATGCCAATGAGCGTCTTCTCCATTTCACTTTCGGCCTCATGGAAGTCCACAtcctaaaaaaattaataagtaaataaacataataataCAAGTTGCAGGGTTTCATATCAATTAAAGGGATATTCCACCCAAAGTGGAAATTTGTCTATTACCATAAATTGCCAAGAGTTAGATAAGTGAGAAAAAAGCATTTTGTAACCAGCAAAGTACATTTCTGATCTTATACCCATTGTTCCTGGTGAGCTCAATAATCATGTCGActgcaaatgaaaagtaaaaagtaacacGACGGAtttgcaggaggaggagatttAGACTTGGGCCTACATTACGGTTACGCCAAAGCACCCTGTAACCCGCCATGGCATAGCACTTGGATACAACAACAGTGGTTGAAAAAGCCTCTGGTTtccataaataaacacatattcGAATATCCATGCACCATGCAGCGGCGGCTTACAGTGTTGTATGTGGTAACCATAATGTATTCCCAAGTCTAAATCTACTCCTCCAAATCCTTCAAGTTACTTATTACTTTTCATTTAAAGTCGACATGATTATTGAGCTCACCAGGAATAATTCGTACCATTAAAGAGTCATTTGCAACCAAAATGCTTATAGTTCCCATTCACTCCATTTTTTAAATGCTAGGCAAAAGCAAATAGACTGCTGCCGGATCAGGAGAATTATTGCACTGgttacaaaattattttttctcACTTATCTTACTCTGGGTAATATGGTAATAGACCAATTTTCACTTTGGGGTGGAATATCCCTTTAAGCTGCAAAACAGTAGACAGCTCAGAGCGAGATGAGAGGTGTTGGTCCATCATCCAGATTACACGGCAGAAAGACAAGGCAGAAAGACAGTCCACTCAGCCCACATTACACCCCAACTGTAATGGCAAGGGTCACTCCCGCATAAGCTTGTGCTTTTATATCTCCAATAATGTTCTAATTTTAACTTTTTGTTATAATctaatgaatgtgtgtgaggaAAAATTACCGTCAGTTAAATTTTTATTACTGGAAATTGTTTCTATTTGATTACTTGCCTGATATTCTTTGATCAAGCTGTTCGGATCTTCATTGAGGTAGACTGCAAGTCCTTTCAGCGTACACACTCTTCTCATTGCAACTGTGTCGTTctgtaaaacataaaagcaaATTTTACTTAGCTAAACTTTAAAGACATTTTCAGTTAACTTCagcaaaataaatgtatataatgCTTTGAGAAAAAAAGTCCATGACACACTACAGAAGaacaacaaaatttaaaataaaaaaaattaaggaaaGAAGGAACATTATCATTTGAAAAAATGTGACGAGCAAAAAAGGTAACCACAGGAtcccaaaaaaaaacagaaacccgaccaaaaacagcagcatgaaGAATCcagtgaggaagaggatgaaCAAGAGGTCACACCAAAGCCAGCCTGaacagaggattttttttttaaaagtaaaccaCTGAGTCCACTGATCTAAGGCTTAGGAGGAGAGTTCCAGAGTTTGGGGGCCACAGCAGCAATGATCTGTCACTTTTGGTCTTTAGACTGTTGTGCACTACCAGGCTTTGATCACtggacctcagggacctgctgggggTGTTGGGACTGAGAAGATCTCCATTGTATGATGGTGCTTGTCCATGTAAGGCCCTAAGGACCAGAACCAGGATCTTGAAATGAACCTTGAAGTTGACCAGCAGCCAGTGACGCTGGAAGAGAAGCGGGGTGACGTGGGTGTGTTTGGAGGACTTGAACAGGAGGTTTTGCAAGgacaaatgaaaaaacagtTGTAGTACTAAGCTCAGAGACCTCCCTTTATCCCGTCTTGGTTTGAAAGGTGCCTGATGGCAGTTTATTCTAGCTTCAGCTTTTCTACTGTAAATGCCAAAATTCTCCCCAGGGAGCCGCGGCAAATCCCGTTTTGGAAACGCTACTGTCCtgtaaaaacagcttttaattctggcaatttttttttataaagtatCCAAATCAACTTAAAACTTTATTACTGTGACAACACTATCATGAAAAGGACAAAGAATAAACAATCCCATAATACCAACATTAaactttaccttacaatagaaGGAGACAACAAAATCATATGTATTAAAAGAGGGAATGAAGCattgaaaaaaattaattccAAACCTCATCAATTGCAGCCATGATTTCTGTGATCTTGCGTCCAGATGTTCCTCCCTTGTTTCTGAAGACTTTGGTCAGTTTGGTTGTGTTGTTGTCCAGCTGTGCCATAAATGTGGATGTTAGCGGGATCGTAGTGATGCGCTGGAATTCAGCATTTAtctgtaaaataaacaaatgtttaGCGTGATGGGTTTAAAATATTGCATGTGGAGTGCATTTGCAGATCAACTGATTCAGTTACCTCACGTGGAGAAAAAAGAGCTGGCCATCGGCTTTTAAAGTCAGCTACGAAGGGCATGTCCTGAAGAATTTCTTGCCTCCGGTGAGGAAAGGTTTGGGCCATTTTTGCTTTGATGGTTTcattgttgttcttcttcttgaaCTCTGAAAGCAGCACCAACCTTTCTTCTTCCTGACTCTCTCGGGTTTCTCCAGCTGGATAATCAGGGCAGAAATTCACCTCTGCTCTCCTGGGTTTCTTGACTTGGTTGGGATGCACATTACTGTTCCCTCTTCTTTTGAGAGAATTGATGACCAACTCACTACACCCTAAGTTCTTCAGTTTTCCACGATAGTTTGACATTTTATACTTCAAACTGATCTTCCATGCAGAAAATCCAGTTTCTGAACCCTTCTCTTTCAAGCATGGATGCTTTACAACCAAAGCTTGGCAAACATCACTAAGATTGCTGTCTGAAGGGTAAGCTTTGTACTTCATAATTTCTGAAGACAAGCTCTCTAAAATGTCAGACTTGAGCTTTGGTTTTAGGGTTAAAAGTGTTCCATTGGCTTGGAATTCCTGGTTGCCTTTTGTCAATTGCAGCTCTACATCGAAGCTAAACTCAGGTATGCGAAAGTCCAGTGGCCAGGCTTCTGATCGCAGCGTGGAGTTTGCTGAGCTCGAGGAGCTTGATGACCTGGATTCTGTGACAAATTTGTTCAGtatgttttcttgtttaaatATCTGCTGTAATGATTTTAGAATAGGAATATACTGAAAGGTCCTCTTGCTTTGGGAGTCGAGAATGTATTCAATTGGATCAATTACTTCAAAATGTTTTCTGTAATACTGTCTGCGTTTGAAGGCAGTGGCAAGTGTGCCGTCCTTTTCTATGGCTTTTAACAAAGGGTTAAAAGAAACTGCCTTTGTCAGTTCTTCAATAACAGGCTGGTCTAGACAAAGGTTATGATTCTTGAGTATGTCTACAATTACTTGATTTGTCAAAGGCACTGATGCACAGCTTATCAGGTAGTGCAATTCTGAAAGCAACTCGTCAATTGCTATGCTGGGAACATGAAAATAGTTTTCCAACTTAAGTAAAAGAGATGCAAAATTAAGTTCTATTACATTTGCCAAATCTTCAGTCTCACTTGTAGTTGTATCGTGATCAATATTTGCACTTATGTCCTCTTCTACAATAGTGTCTGTACTgtcatcagctgatgtttggcCTACAATAGTGTTAGCAATACCGATTTTAAAGTCTTTTAAGGTATAAGGATTGTGTTTCCTATTTCGATGAGACTTGAATGTACCATAGATATTTGTTTTGAAAGAACAACCCTCAAACATGCAATGCACAGTCTCGTTACATTTTAGATGGTTGTTAATGTGAGAAAAATACTCCTGCTCCGAAGCTATGTTGCAGCAGGAACACAAATGGCAGTTAAATGTTGCCAAACTCACAGACTTGTCTAGAGTTCTTTGGGTATGTGATCTGCTTAAGTGGCTATGTAGA of Maylandia zebra isolate NMK-2024a linkage group LG5, Mzebra_GT3a, whole genome shotgun sequence contains these proteins:
- the LOC112430478 gene encoding uncharacterized protein LOC112430478 isoform X1, encoding MWQCKLCKKVVSSRALLLKHYRLVHSRQQYPCAYSDCVCVFKTWNALHSHLSRSHTQRTLDKSVSLATFNCHLCSCCNIASEQEYFSHINNHLKCNETVHCMFEGCSFKTNIYGTFKSHRNRKHNPYTLKDFKIGIANTIVGQTSADDSTDTIVEEDISANIDHDTTTSETEDLANVIELNFASLLLKLENYFHVPSIAIDELLSELHYLISCASVPLTNQVIVDILKNHNLCLDQPVIEELTKAVSFNPLLKAIEKDGTLATAFKRRQYYRKHFEVIDPIEYILDSQSKRTFQYIPILKSLQQIFKQENILNKFVTESRSSSSSSSANSTLRSEAWPLDFRIPEFSFDVELQLTKGNQEFQANGTLLTLKPKLKSDILESLSSEIMKYKAYPSDSNLSDVCQALVVKHPCLKEKGSETGFSAWKISLKYKMSNYRGKLKNLGCSELVINSLKRRGNSNVHPNQVKKPRRAEVNFCPDYPAGETRESQEEERLVLLSEFKKKNNNETIKAKMAQTFPHRRQEILQDMPFVADFKSRWPALFSPREINAEFQRITTIPLTSTFMAQLDNNTTKLTKVFRNKGGTSGRKITEIMAAIDENDTVAMRRVCTLKGLAVYLNEDPNSLIKEYQDVDFHEAESEMEKTLIGIYVIKPEGERDLDPAEDIGIIIEGVAVLRDLPDVATAVVLLFGLIYTLNMSYPSNLRYTFEFFQKVLMGLDAKKLSNKVQVLRNKLLE
- the LOC112430478 gene encoding uncharacterized protein LOC112430478 isoform X3 encodes the protein MKYKAYPSDSNLSDVCQALVVKHPCLKEKGSETGFSAWKISLKYKMSNYRGKLKNLGCSELVINSLKRRGNSNVHPNQVKKPRRAEVNFCPDYPAGETRESQEEERLVLLSEFKKKNNNETIKAKMAQTFPHRRQEILQDMPFVADFKSRWPALFSPREINAEFQRITTIPLTSTFMAQLDNNTTKLTKVFRNKGGTSGRKITEIMAAIDENDTVAMRRVCTLKGLAVYLNEDPNSLIKEYQDVDFHEAESEMEKTLIGIYVIKPEGERDLDPAEDIGIIIEGVAVLRDLPDVATAVVLLFGLIYTLNMSYPSNLRYTFEFFQKVLMGLDAKKLSNKVQVLRNKLLE
- the LOC112430478 gene encoding uncharacterized protein LOC112430478 isoform X2; protein product: MWQCKLCKKVVSSRALLLKHYRLVHSRQQYPCAYSDCVCVFKTWNALHSHLSRSHTQRTLDKSVSLATFNCHLCSCCNIASEQEYFSHINNHLKCNETVHCMFEGCSFKTNIYGTFKSHRNRKHNPYTLKDFKIGIANTIVGQTSADDSTDTIVEEDISANIDHDTTTSETEDLANVIELNFASLLLKLENYFHVPSIAIDELLSELHYLISCASVPLTNQVIVDILKNHNLCLDQPVIEELTKAVSFNPLLKAIEKDGTLATAFKRRQYYRKHFEVIDPIEYILDSQSKRTFQYIPILKSLQQIFKQENILNKFVTESRSSSSSSSANSTLRSEAWPLDFRIPEFSFDVELQLTKGNQEFQANGTLLTLKPKLKSDILESLSSEIMKYKAYPSDSNLSDVCQALVVKHPCLKEKGSETGFSAWKISLKYKMSNYRGKLKNLGCSELVINSLKRRGNSNVHPNQVKKPRRAEVNFCPDYPAGETRESQEEERLVLLSEFKKKNNNETIKAKMAQTFPHRRQEILQDMPFVADFKSRWPALFSPREINAEFQRITTIPLTSTFMAQLDNNTTKLTKVFRNKGGTSGRKITEIMAAIDERHWLLVNFKVHFKILVLVLRALHGQAPSYNGDLLSPNTPSRSLRSSDQSLVVHNSLKTKSDRSLLLWPPNSGTLLLSLRSVDSVVYF